A stretch of Arctopsyche grandis isolate Sample6627 chromosome 9, ASM5162203v2, whole genome shotgun sequence DNA encodes these proteins:
- the LOC143917298 gene encoding uncharacterized protein LOC143917298 yields MTGRISSPYVCLSACEMLAGIELSYQWKISKVIPVFKKGGRQLVDSHRPIAVLSAPAKLFEIIIDRYLYRHCDPFIIDQQHGFSRSRLTVTNLLFLSNYVTKSLDVGGQVDVVYTDFKKDFDLVNHQILIGSYMGPLLFNIFINDISRVINHSEFLLFADDLKLFKSIGPHCNSADLQSDLDALHQIEKPILLLLPIKWNWAKFGCEFQ; encoded by the exons ATGACCGGACGAATCTCTTCGCCTTACGTTTGTTTGTCCGCGTGCGAAATGCTCGCCGGAATCGAGCTCTCTT ATCAATGGAAAATCTCTAAAGTAATTCCTGTTTTCAAAAAGGGTGGTAGGCAACTGGTAGACAGTCACAGACCTATAGCCGTTCTATCAGCTCCTGCCAAACTCTTTGAAATAATTATCGACAGATACCTCTATAGACACTGTGATCCTTTTATCATTGATCAACAGCATGGATTTAGTCGGTCCCGATTGACAGTTACGAATTTACTCTTTCTGTCAAACTACGTTACTAAATCACTTGATGTCGGAGGGCAGGTTGATGTTGTCTATACGGATTTCAAAAAGGACTTTGACCTTGTCAATCACCAGATTTTAATC GGTTCTTATATGGGTCCCCTGCTCTTCaacatatttattaatgatatttctaGAGTAATTAATCACtctgaatttttattgtttgctgacgatctcaaattattcaaatctaTTGGTCCCCATTGCAATTCGGCTGACCTTCAGTCGGATTTGGACGCG CTTCACCAGATCGAGAAACCAATTTTATTACTCTTACCAATTAAATGGAATTGGGCTAAATTCGGTTGTGAGTTTCAGTGA